The Arctopsyche grandis isolate Sample6627 chromosome 10, ASM5162203v2, whole genome shotgun sequence genome window below encodes:
- the LOC143917963 gene encoding gamma-interferon-inducible lysosomal thiol reductase-like protein: MSAMGVLTSMRLRLLAVLLLLIVVFHTCKLYSDRFFTDKEGEVQGFPRKLVEVAVYYEALCPDSRHFFVHHLEHTHPKLKDDLFLNLIPYGKAKTFTNSDGGFDFECQHGEMECYANKIHACAIEAISDLSEQLSLVTCMIKDNLDPEGALTRCASKELQPTILTCAKGTQGAILLKKHGEFTELIKPTFIPTVFVDGLKGDQAALLKNFLSEVCKYYPSGKKPSGCS; the protein is encoded by the exons ATGTCAGCAATGGGGGTGTTGACGAGTATGCGATTGAGACTTCTTGCGGTTCTATTGTTGCTCATTGTCGTCTTCCACACATGTAAACTTTATTCAGATCGGTTCTTCACTGATAAAGAG GGAGAAGTACAGGGGTTTCCACGTAAGCTAGTCGAAGTCGCAGTGTATTATGAGGCGCTATGCCCAGACTCCAGACATTTCTTCGTACATCACTTAGAACACACTCACCCCAAACTAAAAGACGatctttttttaaatctcaTTCCATATGGAAAAGCTAAA ACATTTACCAATTCTGATGGTGGGTTTGATTTTGAATGTCAGCACGGAGAAATGGAGTGCTatgcaaataaaatacatgCTTGTGCCATAGAAGCTATATCTGATTTGTCTGAACAGTTATCGCTCGTTACGTGCATGATTAAAGATAACCTAGATCCAGAAGGTGCGCTGACTCGG TGTGCTTCTAAAGAACTTCAACCGACAATCCTAACGTGCGCTAAAGGGACTCAGGGTGCCATTCTGTTGAAGAAGCATGGAGAATTCACAGAACTGATTAAACCCACTTTCATACCGACTGTGTTTGTGGACGGTTTGAAAGGTGATCAAGCTGCTCTGTTGAAAAACTTCCTTTCAGAAGTGTGTAAATATTATCCCAGTGGTAAGAAACCGTCAGGTTGTTCGTGA